The nucleotide window CGGATGTTCTTGTAGTAGGTCTTGCTCTTCGGGTCGTGGGCCTGGAGGCAGAAGGTGCCGCTCGACGGCTTGCGCGGCGCGTCGTCGGGGAAGGTGTACTCGTTCACCACCTGGTCGTTGACCTTGATGACGACCTGCATCCCCTTGACGATGATGTGATAGGTCCACCACTCGTCGTCCTTCACGGGCGAGACGTTCATCACGTTCTTGATGTTGTACAGGCTGCCCGTCTTCTTCGGGTCGCCGTGGGTCTGGTTCACCTGGCACTCGAAGCCCTTGCTGGGCCAGCCGTTGGGCTGGAACTCGGTGTGGAAGTAGACGCCCGAGTTGGCGCCCGGTTTGGTCATGATGTCGAGCTTCAGCTCGAAGTTCTTGAAGTTGTGCTTCTGCACATCGCCGTCGTAGTAGAGGTGGCTGCGCCCGTCCTCCACGCAGATCATCCCGTCGCGGACGCTGAACGAGCTGGCCTTCTCGCTCGCCTTCCAGCCGTCGAGGCTCTTGCCGTCGAAGAGGCTGATCCAGCCGTCCTCCTCGCCCGCAAAGGCCCCGCTCACCAGCACCAGCACGCCCGCCAGCACGCCCATCCACTTCATCGCCGTCACTCCGAGGGTTGGGGTCGGTCGCCACGAACGCCAAGAGTATACTCGCCGAGGCCCCTGCCCGCAAGCCGGGGAGCCGCAAGGCCGTTCTGACGTTGACTCGCGCCGCGCATCCCTGTAGAATACCCGATCAAGCGTCAGCGTAATCCCACCGGGTTCCTGTAAGGAGGATGCGATGAAGGGCAACGCAAAGGTCTTGGAGTGGCTCAACAAGCTGCTGGCCGACGAGCTGACGGCGATCAGCCAGTACATGGTCCACGCCGAGATGGCGGAGAACTGGGGCTATGGGAAGCTCGGCGGGCACTTCCAGAAGCGCGCGATTGACGAGATGAAGCACGCCGAGAAGCTGATCGGCCGCATCCTGTTCCTCGAAGGCAAGCCGGTCGTCAGCCAGCTCAACGAGATGCACATCGGCGCCGAAGTGCCCAAGATGCTCGCCAACGACAAGGGCGCCGAGATGGGCGCCGTCAAGTCCTACAACGAGGCCATCGCCCTCTGCGCCGAGGTCCGCGACAACGCAACCAAGGAGATGCTCGACGGCATCCTCAACGACGAGGACCGCCACATTGACGAGATCGAGGAGCGCCTCGACCAGATCGAGCAGATGACCCTTCCCATCTTCCTGACCACCCAGGTCGGCTGAAATGTCGTGAGACGCCTGCTGCCGGCAATCGCCGCACTCGGGCTCTACACCCTCGGGGCGGAAGCGGGGCCGGACGACTGGCCCCGCTTCCGCGGCCCGAACGGCACGGGCATCAGCGACGCCAAGACCATCCCCGCCACGTGGACCGACCAGGACTATAACTGGAAGGTCACGCTCCCCGGCACTGGCCACTCGTCGCCTGTCGTGTGGGCCAACCGCCTCTTCGTCACCTGCGGCGACGCCAAGACGGCCACGCGGATTCTCCTCTGCCTCGAGGCCGCCACGGGCAAGACCCTCTGGCAGCGCGACTTCGCAGGAAAACCCTACCGCCAGCACGGCGACAACGCTTACGCCTCGGCCAGCCCCGCCGCCGACGCCGACGGCGTGGTCGTATCGCTCTCCACGCCCGACGAAGTGGCCCTCGCCGCCTTCGACAACGAGGGCAAGGACGCCTGGCGCCGCGGCCTCGGCCCCTGGGTGGGCAACCACGGCACCGGCGTATCGCCCATCATCGCCGGCGACCTCGTCATCCTCGCCAACGAGCAGGAGGACCCCAAGCTCATCCCCAGCATGTACGGCCCCAACCCCACCACCCCGGCCGGCAAGAGCTTCGTCGTCGCCCTCGACCGCAAGACGGGCGAAACCCGCTGGCAGACCGAGCGCACGACCAAGATCTCCCCCTACTCCACCCCCTGCATCGCCCCCTCGCCCGACGGACGCCCCGAACTTGTGCTGTCGAGCAACGCCCACGGCATCTCGGCCCTCGACCTCGCCACGGGCAAGCCCGCCTGGGAGTTCGGCAACGTGTTCAAAGACCGCTGCGTGGCCTCGCCCGTCATCGCCGCGCCCGCCAGCGCCGACGCCTTGCCCCTGGCCATCGCCAGCTACGGGGCGGGCACGTCGGGCGCCCTCATGGTCGCCGTGCGCGCGGGCCGGCCCGCGAAGGGCATCGAGCCAACCCTCGCCTGGCAGCTCAAAGGCCCCGTGCCCCTCGTCCCCACGCCCGTCGTCAAGGGCGACCGCATCTTCCTCTGGCACGACAACGGCACGGTCGCCTGTCACAACGTCGAGACGGGCGAGCAGGTCTGGCGCGACAAGGTGCCCGGCGCCTTCTACGGCTCGCCCGTGTGGGTGGACGGCCGCCTCTACTGCATCTCGAAGGCCGGCGACGTGTTCGTCGTCGCCGCGGGCGACAAGTTCGAGCTGCTCGCCCGCGTGCCGCTCGGCGAGCCCAGCTTCGCCACGCCCGCCGTCGCCAACGGCGTCCTGTACCTCCGCACCCGCACCCAGCTCTTCTCCCTCGGCGGCAGGAAGCCCTGAGGCAGACGTCTCTCCCCAATTGCCGATTCTCGGCCTTCCGGCCAAGTCTCGCACAGAGTCCGTAGTGTCTCCAACTCGAGAATCGGCGATTCGCCTCGTTCCGGCTCAGAGTCGCACAGAGTCGCCAGAGTCGCCCACTTCGCGCGGGGGGCATGGAAACTGGGACACTAGGAAACTAGGGACAGTCACCGATTTGCACGGACGCTCCGGAAACTAGGGACAGTCACCGATTTGGGAAACTAGGGACAGTCACCGATTTGCAGGGACGCCCTCCGGACGCTCCAGCGTCCAGAAGCAAGCCGCTGCCCCGGTGCCCCTGGAGGGGCACAGGCCCCCCGAGTCGCATTGCCATGGGCACCTGTGCAACCAGCAATGGGCTCTGTCATGCCGAGCGAAGTCGAGCCACTTATCTCAGGCGTCAGGACCAGAGAGATTCCTCGACTTCGCTGCGCTCCGCTCGGAATGACCCCACGGAGACCCTATCGCTGCCAGAGTCTCTGCGGAAGGCCCCGGAACACTGAAGCATGCGGTGCGGCATGCCATGCGGCCATGCGGCGCCAGGCAAGAATGGCGAATGGTGTGACTGGCGTGAAGCTGAGGATCGGCTTCGAGTTAGAATGGAGCCTTCTGCACGCATGCCCATGCAGACATTAGTATGTCAAGGACGAGTAAGCACAGCAGGTGGGCCTCCAGCCAAAGAATGCGCCCTGTCCACTCGTGGTCGTGGAACTCGACTTCCCGTTGTGGGTCGTAGAGAATGCGGAAGTTCCCATGCGCAAGGGCATTGCGAATGTGCCTGTACGGAGCGTCTTTCCGATTGAGCTCGGCACAGAGTCCGCCCTCCGTCGAATCAGCCGGCAGGATGCCTGCAAGACGCCCAAGCACCGTTTCCCGCGGGTACACGAGGCAGAGGTACATGCTACACAGCAGCCATGCCTCTGCTACGGCCGCAAACGTCCTATCGTCGACCCATGGCCTCGCGCTGCGGACGGCGCGTTCAAGCACGCCCATGGCAGTCGCGGCGGTCATCAATTCTTCGAGCGGGATATCATCGCAGGCGTGTGGCCGAATGTCCTCGAACAACCTCGGGTGCCAAGACTCGGAGAGGCTGCGGAGCCATGGGGCACAGCGCCCGCTCCCTTTGCAGTGCTCGCGCAAGTCGATAATCCCGCTCTTGTACCACGGAACGTCTGCCACAGGAGTCTCCTAGCCAAATAGTAGCCAAATAGGGACAGTCACCTATTTTAAGTTGGCGCGCGGCCTCCCGACCGGCAAGGCTCGCAACCGCCGGCCCAGCGCGGCCTCGAGCCTGCCCAGAAAGGCGTCCGAACCCAGCGGGCGGCCCCGCCGCGTGCGGAAGCGCAAGCCGAGCAACTCCTCCTCCGCAGGGTCGCTTCGGAGAAGTTCGCGCCACTCGGCGGCGCTCCAGCGCTCGCGCCAGGCCGCCAGGTCGAGCAAGCCGCTGGGGTCGCCCGCCTCGCCCACGTGGGCCGCGGCGCTGGACCACGGGTAGCGCCACGCCAGCCGCACCATCCGCGCACGGACCGGGTTCCGCTCCGCGTAGCGCACCGCCGCCGCCAGGTGCGCCTCGTCGAGCGGGCACGAGTGGAAGCGGTTCTGCCACAGGTGCCCGCAGCGGCCGTGCAGGCGGTTGACGGCCTGGGCGTAGACGAAGTCCGTCCGCCCCACGGCCCTGGCAAGCGAATCCTCCGCCTCGGGCACGGCGACGAGGTGGACGTGGTTGGTCATCAGGCAGTAGCCGAGGACCCGCAGGCCGAACTCGCGGGCGTGCCGGGCCAGGAGGGCCAGGTAAGCGGCCCGATCGTCATCGGTGAAGAACACGTCCTGGCGGTTGTTCCCGCGCTGGGTCACGTGGTGGGCCAGGCCGGGGATGACAATGCGGGCAATGCGTGGCATGGCCATAGCATGCCACGCGAGTGGACGACTGTCAATCCGCGGCGCAGGAACAGGAATAGGTGACTGTCCCCATTATCCCACAAGGCGGATGAGTGTAGAGCGGACGGTGTCCTGGCAGATAGCGCCCAAGGGGCCGGAGCCGACAGGGTGCACGTCGCCGTTGACTTGCGCTTCGCCGTGGCGAAGTAACGGGTCACTCTGTGTTCTCACCTCTGACCCAGGCGCGCACGGCATCCTGGTGGGTCTCAAACCACTCTTGGATGATCTGGCTTGCGTGCTCAACGTTCCGACCATCGGTCCACCATGCCTCTTGGGTGTTGCGGTCGTTCTTCCACCATGCGTCCTCGAACTCCTTGGGGAGACCGAAGCCATGGCGACCGGAGAAGTGCCTAAGGTATCCATATAGTTCCGCCCTCAGCGATGGTGGCGTCTCGCCTGCGCGCAAGAGGGCCATGCACTCTTCAACGACGTCCTGGCGCAAGGCGTCCAGAATGCTGAGCGCCACGACTCGGTGTTGTGTCGGGCGGCTCGTATCGCATAGGGCCCGCAGCCAGGTGGCCCTCCCCGTACTGGGATCCCCAGCGAGCACTGCGCGGCGGCGAAGAGCCAGATCACGGAGTTTGGAATCAACCCCCCTCCGAAGACGAGCCGGCTCCTGGTTGCCTGTGAAAACCCGCCAAAGGACGAGAAAGAAGCTTCTTATGAAGCGTTGCTTCCTCAATTCGGGTCCGTCTTCCAGTTTCCACATCTCGTAGGTACACAGCCCTTCGCACGCCACCTCCCTCACTTTGATGTTCTCATTAGGGTCAGCAAGGCGCTCTAGGAACAGCGGGGCGGTGAAGTGTGGGTTCATACACAACAGCCGCGCCCTGTACGACGCATCCAAGGGATCGGACCCGCCGGCGTCCTCTTCAGAAGGGTTGCGGCCCCATTCCGTTCCCGATTTTCGCAGACAGGCAGCGTAGTGCTCGAATTCCGTTGACGGCCAGAGCCTGAATCGGATCTTGTTCAAGCAACTGCAGCCAAAGATGCAGGCCACTGCCAAGGCGAGAGC belongs to Planctomycetota bacterium and includes:
- a CDS encoding PQQ-binding-like beta-propeller repeat protein → MRRLLPAIAALGLYTLGAEAGPDDWPRFRGPNGTGISDAKTIPATWTDQDYNWKVTLPGTGHSSPVVWANRLFVTCGDAKTATRILLCLEAATGKTLWQRDFAGKPYRQHGDNAYASASPAADADGVVVSLSTPDEVALAAFDNEGKDAWRRGLGPWVGNHGTGVSPIIAGDLVILANEQEDPKLIPSMYGPNPTTPAGKSFVVALDRKTGETRWQTERTTKISPYSTPCIAPSPDGRPELVLSSNAHGISALDLATGKPAWEFGNVFKDRCVASPVIAAPASADALPLAIASYGAGTSGALMVAVRAGRPAKGIEPTLAWQLKGPVPLVPTPVVKGDRIFLWHDNGTVACHNVETGEQVWRDKVPGAFYGSPVWVDGRLYCISKAGDVFVVAAGDKFELLARVPLGEPSFATPAVANGVLYLRTRTQLFSLGGRKP
- a CDS encoding DUF1080 domain-containing protein, which gives rise to MKWMGVLAGVLVLVSGAFAGEEDGWISLFDGKSLDGWKASEKASSFSVRDGMICVEDGRSHLYYDGDVQKHNFKNFELKLDIMTKPGANSGVYFHTEFQPNGWPSKGFECQVNQTHGDPKKTGSLYNIKNVMNVSPVKDDEWWTYHIIVKGMQVVIKVNDQVVNEYTFPDDAPRKPSSGTFCLQAHDPKSKTYYKNIRVKPLAD
- a CDS encoding transposase; this translates as MPRIARIVIPGLAHHVTQRGNNRQDVFFTDDDRAAYLALLARHAREFGLRVLGYCLMTNHVHLVAVPEAEDSLARAVGRTDFVYAQAVNRLHGRCGHLWQNRFHSCPLDEAHLAAAVRYAERNPVRARMVRLAWRYPWSSAAAHVGEAGDPSGLLDLAAWRERWSAAEWRELLRSDPAEEELLGLRFRTRRGRPLGSDAFLGRLEAALGRRLRALPVGRPRANLK
- the bfr gene encoding bacterioferritin; this encodes MKGNAKVLEWLNKLLADELTAISQYMVHAEMAENWGYGKLGGHFQKRAIDEMKHAEKLIGRILFLEGKPVVSQLNEMHIGAEVPKMLANDKGAEMGAVKSYNEAIALCAEVRDNATKEMLDGILNDEDRHIDEIEERLDQIEQMTLPIFLTTQVG